In a genomic window of Candidatus Acidiferrales bacterium:
- the prmC gene encoding peptide chain release factor N(5)-glutamine methyltransferase — MSGKKIWTVLEMIKWGTDYLTEKGFDEARLNIELLLSTTLGMKRFDLYVKHDQPLKKDELERFKALLKRRLAHEPVQYILGKTNFYSIEMKTDRRALIPRPETETLVETVIEHCRTRLSQKDNLNILDIGTGSGCIDVALAKFLTNSRITSLDKSKDALGLAHENAKLTGTEERIEFVEVDFLTITENVFNRRFDIIVSNPPYVCESAFKTLDADIKEFEPLDALSDGADGLTFFKKISQMSRVFLNQEGWVFVETSFDQTKDVKKIFIEAGGQEVQTRKDLSNIDRVVSARF; from the coding sequence ATGAGCGGGAAAAAAATCTGGACAGTTCTGGAAATGATCAAGTGGGGGACGGACTATCTCACCGAAAAAGGTTTTGATGAAGCGCGACTGAACATCGAACTCCTTCTCTCCACAACGCTCGGAATGAAAAGATTCGATCTTTACGTCAAGCATGACCAGCCTTTGAAGAAAGACGAACTTGAAAGATTCAAAGCTCTGCTGAAGAGAAGGCTCGCTCATGAACCGGTACAGTACATCCTCGGCAAGACTAATTTCTATTCCATCGAGATGAAAACCGACCGCCGTGCACTCATCCCGCGGCCGGAGACAGAAACGCTCGTCGAAACCGTCATCGAACATTGCAGGACTCGCCTTTCACAGAAGGATAATCTGAATATTCTCGACATCGGAACGGGGTCGGGCTGCATCGATGTTGCACTCGCAAAATTCTTGACAAACTCCCGAATCACCTCGCTCGATAAGAGCAAAGATGCTCTAGGCTTGGCACACGAGAATGCGAAGCTGACCGGGACGGAAGAACGGATCGAGTTCGTCGAGGTGGATTTTTTGACGATCACAGAAAATGTTTTCAATAGACGATTTGACATTATCGTTTCAAATCCTCCGTATGTTTGCGAATCAGCATTTAAGACCCTCGACGCCGATATAAAAGAGTTTGAACCCCTTGATGCGCTGAGTGACGGTGCCGATGGCTTGACGTTCTTCAAAAAAATCTCGCAAATGTCTCGGGTTTTTCTGAATCAGGAAGGATGGGTTTTCGTAGAGACATCGTTCGATCAGACGAAAGATGTCAAGAAAATTTTCATCGAAGCCGGCGGTCAGGAAGTTCAAACCAGGAAAGATCTTTCCAATATTGATCGGGTTGTGAGTGCAAGGTTTTAA
- a CDS encoding NAD(+)/NADH kinase produces MKSKFVPPKNLLIGIVGNIAKPSTCETACALIGILEERKIKFTVQHEIAAQMKTKCNYDAGKSSMQYSEIASCSDIIVSLGGDGTILRTAKLVGGSGKPILGINLGKLGFLAELNFDELRNSIDELFKGKFNLEERATLQASFEKDGKSSTIFALNDIVIDKAGSSRMIDLETYVDSEYLITYRADGIVISTPTGSTGYSLSTGGPIISPESRVIAISPISPHTLTARPVIVPDDSEIRIVVRSASQPMGEKQIMVSADGQTSQVLTQPAELKVSLAPYRIKLLRKSKNGFFNLLRTKLMWGVDIRADQ; encoded by the coding sequence ATGAAAAGTAAATTTGTCCCGCCGAAAAACCTTTTGATAGGAATCGTGGGCAACATTGCGAAACCCTCGACGTGCGAAACTGCCTGCGCGTTGATCGGGATCCTCGAGGAACGGAAGATAAAATTCACGGTTCAGCATGAAATCGCCGCACAAATGAAGACAAAGTGCAACTACGACGCAGGCAAATCCAGTATGCAGTATTCCGAGATCGCCAGCTGCTCGGACATCATCGTTTCCCTCGGCGGAGATGGTACAATCCTGCGAACCGCAAAACTCGTCGGAGGGAGCGGCAAGCCGATCCTCGGAATTAATCTCGGCAAACTGGGTTTTTTGGCAGAGCTGAATTTCGATGAATTGAGAAACAGCATCGATGAGCTCTTCAAGGGAAAGTTCAATCTCGAGGAACGGGCAACCCTGCAGGCTTCGTTTGAAAAAGATGGCAAGTCTTCGACGATATTTGCGTTGAACGATATCGTCATCGACAAAGCCGGCTCCTCGCGAATGATAGATTTGGAGACCTATGTCGATTCGGAATATCTGATTACGTATCGTGCCGACGGCATAGTCATCAGTACGCCGACCGGCTCGACCGGTTATTCGCTGTCCACGGGCGGTCCGATAATCTCGCCGGAAAGCCGCGTCATCGCGATAAGCCCGATATCGCCGCACACACTCACCGCGCGTCCTGTAATTGTTCCCGACGATTCCGAAATCCGCATCGTGGTACGATCGGCCTCTCAGCCTATGGGGGAGAAACAAATCATGGTGAGCGCCGACGGACAGACGTCACAAGTCCTCACACAGCCTGCGGAACTCAAAGTCTCCCTTGCGCCATACAGAATAAAACTTCTCAGGAAGAGTAAGAACGGCTTCTTCAACCTGCTGCGGACAAAATTGATGTGGGGTGTGGATATAAGAGCCGATCAATGA
- the gatC gene encoding Asp-tRNA(Asn)/Glu-tRNA(Gln) amidotransferase subunit GatC — MAVTIKDVEHIAKLAKLEFDEDEKVKFTEQFNEILAFMEKLNELDTSNVEPLSHVIELQNVFREDEVKPSTSTEEALKNAPSRTDRFFKVPKVIG; from the coding sequence ATGGCAGTAACGATAAAAGATGTTGAACATATCGCAAAACTTGCGAAGCTGGAATTCGATGAAGATGAAAAGGTGAAGTTCACGGAGCAATTCAACGAGATACTTGCATTCATGGAGAAGCTGAATGAACTGGATACCTCGAATGTCGAGCCGCTGTCTCATGTAATCGAGCTCCAAAATGTTTTCCGCGAAGATGAGGTTAAACCGTCCACTTCAACTGAAGAGGCGCTGAAAAATGCTCCGTCCAGGACGGACAGGTTCTTTAAGGTACCAAAAGTGATTGGATAA
- a CDS encoding NAD-dependent epimerase/dehydratase family protein: MKLKVIIFGATGMVGEGALHESLKHPDVESVLVIGRRSCNVEHVKLKEIIHNDFFNYTSIEASLSGYNACFFCLGISSVGMNEKDYTRITYDLTMRAATALSKLNPYMTFCYVSGAGTDSTEKGRLMWARVKGKTENDLMKLPFKATYMFRPGFIKPIRGLRNAYTISKAVGVLYPFLKMILPNYICTLEEVGISMITASAKGYSGKILESGDISELAAVRKSNS; this comes from the coding sequence ATGAAACTCAAAGTCATAATTTTCGGCGCCACAGGCATGGTCGGAGAAGGAGCGCTCCATGAGAGTCTGAAACATCCCGATGTCGAATCTGTATTGGTTATCGGCAGAAGGTCGTGCAACGTGGAGCATGTAAAACTGAAAGAGATCATCCATAATGATTTCTTCAATTACACATCAATCGAAGCAAGTCTCAGCGGTTACAACGCTTGCTTTTTCTGCCTCGGAATTTCTTCAGTGGGAATGAATGAGAAGGATTATACCCGCATCACGTACGATCTCACGATGCGGGCGGCAACTGCACTATCGAAACTCAATCCTTATATGACGTTCTGCTACGTTTCAGGAGCGGGGACGGATAGCACGGAGAAAGGCAGGCTGATGTGGGCAAGAGTAAAAGGGAAAACTGAAAACGATCTCATGAAGCTTCCATTTAAAGCTACATATATGTTCAGGCCGGGCTTTATAAAACCTATCAGAGGATTAAGAAATGCTTATACTATTTCGAAAGCGGTAGGAGTACTGTATCCCTTTTTGAAAATGATTTTGCCAAATTACATTTGCACATTGGAGGAAGTTGGTATCTCAATGATAACAGCATCTGCTAAGGGTTATTCCGGAAAAATTTTGGAAAGTGGGGATATTTCTGAGCTTGCAGCTGTTCGAAAATCAAACAGCTAA
- a CDS encoding M48 family metallopeptidase yields the protein MHGRTILRDKFFFYLAPPLSLNESQSPDIYLKTRITFSLAGIFLTLAFVTLLTFTGLRTFFVHLSSISPNVYVQFLLFVFAIEILFSVIRFPLDYYSDFLTEHRFELSNQTFSKWLFRKLKGALVGSILGVILLFAFYYLLIHFPSAWWLLFAAFFFVFQIFVAQLFPTVILPLFYKLKPLSNEILCDKLSRLVEKFGYRMSGVFSFDLSRETRKANAALTGLGRSRKIIISDTLLENFSEDEIEVVLAHELGHLVKHHMMKGIIVSAVVSLIGFYIVAQVYFSYTAALHVPSYDLMAIPFLALALTVLGIIAMPLGNFFSRRIEHEADLFALDNTGMRKEFAESMRKLGRLNLVPENPPAWIEKIFFSHPSIGARIKAAVPESLTRVTQ from the coding sequence GTGCACGGCAGAACTATTCTCAGGGATAAGTTTTTTTTCTACCTCGCACCGCCGCTGTCTTTAAACGAATCGCAATCTCCCGATATCTACCTCAAAACGAGAATCACATTCTCACTCGCCGGCATTTTTCTGACACTTGCATTTGTGACTCTTCTGACTTTCACGGGCCTGCGCACGTTCTTTGTGCATCTGTCTTCAATCAGCCCAAATGTTTACGTGCAATTCCTCCTTTTCGTTTTCGCGATTGAGATTCTCTTCTCAGTCATCAGGTTTCCCCTTGACTATTATTCGGATTTCTTAACAGAGCATCGCTTTGAACTTTCCAACCAGACATTTTCGAAATGGCTTTTCAGAAAATTGAAGGGTGCACTGGTAGGCAGCATCCTCGGCGTGATCCTGCTTTTTGCTTTCTATTATCTTTTGATTCATTTTCCGAGTGCGTGGTGGCTCCTTTTCGCCGCGTTCTTTTTCGTATTCCAGATCTTTGTAGCGCAGTTATTTCCGACGGTAATACTTCCGTTGTTTTATAAACTCAAACCCTTATCGAATGAAATATTGTGCGACAAGTTGAGCAGGCTTGTTGAAAAATTCGGGTATAGAATGAGCGGCGTTTTTTCTTTCGACCTGAGCCGTGAAACACGGAAGGCGAACGCCGCGCTCACCGGGCTCGGGAGATCGAGAAAGATCATCATAAGCGACACGTTGCTAGAAAATTTCTCCGAGGATGAAATTGAAGTTGTGCTTGCTCACGAACTCGGCCATTTGGTGAAGCACCATATGATGAAAGGAATAATCGTCAGCGCGGTCGTGAGCCTGATCGGATTTTATATCGTTGCACAAGTGTATTTTTCTTATACTGCCGCACTTCATGTCCCGTCTTACGATCTGATGGCAATTCCCTTTCTCGCACTCGCGTTGACTGTCTTAGGGATCATAGCGATGCCGCTCGGAAATTTCTTTTCTCGGAGAATAGAACACGAAGCGGACCTCTTTGCTCTGGATAACACCGGAATGCGAAAAGAATTTGCCGAATCGATGAGGAAACTCGGCAGGTTGAACCTCGTTCCTGAAAATCCTCCCGCATGGATCGAAAAGATTTTCTTCAGCCACCCGTCAATCGGTGCGCGAATAAAGGCCGCGGTTCCGGAAAGCCTGACGAGGGTGACGCAGTGA
- a CDS encoding lysophospholipid acyltransferase family protein — MRFLLGAITAGILTIIFSAFYLLTIPFDKKNRTFSFFAYHWSNTVLKVSGIKVRVVGLEKIDLSKPYIYVSNHASMFDITAVVVGVNRYVRFLVKREIGRIPIFGWATARAHIMVDRKSGTDAARGLGRAAQRIALGESMILFAEGTRTRDGKMQPFKRGAFALAIEAGVPIVPLTILGSFAIMKKGSIGLRKGEITIIVDAPVDISEYHDKRGSIELMNKVHGIIERNYYGEKGINS; from the coding sequence GTGAGATTCTTATTGGGAGCAATCACGGCCGGAATTTTGACGATAATTTTCTCCGCATTCTACCTCCTGACCATTCCGTTCGACAAAAAAAACCGAACATTCTCCTTCTTTGCTTATCATTGGTCAAATACGGTGCTTAAGGTTTCGGGAATTAAAGTCAGAGTCGTCGGTTTGGAAAAAATTGATTTATCCAAACCATATATCTATGTGTCAAACCATGCGAGCATGTTCGACATAACAGCAGTGGTGGTGGGTGTAAACAGGTACGTTCGGTTTCTCGTGAAGAGGGAGATCGGCAGGATCCCGATTTTCGGATGGGCGACTGCGAGAGCGCACATCATGGTCGATAGGAAAAGCGGGACAGACGCGGCGAGAGGTCTTGGAAGGGCCGCGCAGAGAATCGCGCTCGGAGAAAGCATGATCCTTTTCGCCGAAGGAACACGGACAAGAGACGGCAAAATGCAGCCTTTCAAGCGAGGCGCTTTCGCTCTCGCTATCGAGGCAGGAGTCCCGATCGTCCCGCTGACTATCCTAGGAAGTTTTGCGATCATGAAGAAAGGAAGCATCGGATTGCGCAAAGGCGAGATCACGATCATCGTTGACGCACCGGTCGACATTTCGGAGTATCACGACAAACGCGGGTCGATAGAATTGATGAATAAAGTTCATGGCATTATTGAGAGAAATTATTACGGAGAAAAAGGTATTAACAGTTAG
- the kdsB gene encoding 3-deoxy-manno-octulosonate cytidylyltransferase encodes MAKNLKTVAIIPARYASTRFPGKPLTHIAGTPMIQHVYERVSAAKKVDDVFVATDDKRIAESVSNFGGKFVMTPSALKSGTDRCAAAAKKIKADVVVNVQGDEPVISPKTIDAVISVLLKSRENVVSTAAVPIHNNDAIFSENTVKVVVDRNGDALYFSRSAIPFLRGVHQGNYSKGYRFLKHLGIYVYRNSFLQKLTGLKETPLETAEKLEQLRVLENGYKIKVAIVDEDTISVDVPSDIIAVEDFLSSQSQDRDI; translated from the coding sequence ATGGCCAAGAATTTAAAAACCGTCGCGATCATTCCCGCACGTTACGCATCGACCCGGTTTCCGGGTAAGCCTCTCACGCATATCGCAGGTACGCCGATGATCCAGCATGTGTACGAAAGGGTGAGCGCCGCGAAGAAAGTCGACGATGTTTTCGTTGCAACCGACGACAAACGGATTGCGGAATCGGTAAGCAATTTCGGCGGAAAGTTTGTCATGACTCCATCCGCACTGAAAAGTGGAACCGACCGATGTGCAGCAGCGGCAAAGAAAATCAAAGCAGACGTTGTAGTAAATGTCCAGGGAGATGAACCGGTCATATCGCCAAAGACGATCGATGCGGTAATCTCCGTTCTTCTTAAGTCGCGCGAAAACGTCGTGTCGACGGCCGCGGTGCCGATCCATAATAACGATGCGATTTTCTCCGAAAACACGGTTAAAGTTGTTGTTGATAGAAACGGAGATGCGCTGTACTTCAGCAGGAGCGCGATACCTTTTTTGCGGGGAGTGCATCAAGGAAATTATTCAAAGGGCTACAGATTCTTGAAGCATCTTGGCATATATGTTTATAGGAACAGTTTTCTCCAGAAGTTAACCGGACTTAAAGAAACGCCTCTTGAAACCGCGGAAAAATTGGAGCAGCTTCGTGTTTTAGAAAATGGTTATAAGATAAAAGTAGCCATTGTAGATGAGGACACGATTTCGGTCGATGTACCGTCCGATATAATTGCCGTGGAAGATTTTTTATCAAGTCAATCTCAAGACAGGGACATTTAA
- a CDS encoding Gfo/Idh/MocA family oxidoreductase, protein MKVKLGIIGTGIAAKDLHLPALQNLKDKFEIVMVCNHSEGKAKEFSQLVGGVPYVLDYHEMLRNPKVEAVDIILPVELNFVATKDSLEAGKHVIVEKPIASSLHDARMMTKLVGKYKQVMMVAENYRYNPVFKRIEQMIHDGKIGGPYSVFWDQFTVTDTDNKYAKTKWRIDHKYPGGFVTDAGIHNIAVLRDLFGDIKSGIAFNRSVNPAIGRMDSMSFQFVFENGVNGIFNMYFSAQGVNESRLMILGDKGTIVMEGNVVTLKRQHMEEIEERIETERGYQHQLEDFYDCIVNGKEPLSTFQKAYMDFQTIVSAIESAKKWKKLRL, encoded by the coding sequence GTGAAAGTTAAGCTCGGAATTATCGGCACCGGAATCGCAGCGAAGGACCTGCATCTTCCCGCTCTTCAAAATTTGAAGGATAAATTCGAGATCGTTATGGTGTGCAATCACAGCGAGGGAAAGGCGAAAGAATTCTCTCAACTCGTCGGCGGCGTGCCGTACGTCCTTGATTATCATGAGATGTTGAGAAATCCGAAAGTTGAAGCGGTTGATATCATCCTTCCAGTTGAACTTAATTTTGTCGCGACAAAAGATTCTCTCGAAGCGGGAAAGCACGTGATTGTCGAAAAGCCGATTGCTTCAAGTCTTCACGATGCCAGGATGATGACCAAGCTTGTCGGAAAATACAAACAGGTCATGATGGTCGCAGAGAACTACAGGTATAACCCCGTATTCAAACGAATAGAGCAAATGATCCATGATGGAAAGATCGGCGGGCCTTACTCGGTGTTCTGGGATCAGTTCACAGTGACCGACACCGACAACAAATACGCAAAGACGAAGTGGCGCATTGACCACAAATACCCGGGCGGTTTCGTGACGGATGCGGGAATTCACAACATCGCGGTGCTTCGCGATCTCTTCGGTGATATCAAATCCGGAATCGCCTTCAATCGAAGCGTGAATCCGGCGATAGGAAGAATGGATTCCATGTCGTTCCAGTTTGTCTTTGAAAATGGAGTAAACGGAATATTCAATATGTATTTCAGTGCCCAGGGCGTTAACGAGAGCAGACTTATGATCTTGGGCGACAAAGGAACGATTGTAATGGAGGGAAATGTTGTCACGTTGAAACGTCAGCACATGGAGGAAATCGAGGAAAGAATTGAGACCGAGAGAGGATACCAGCATCAGCTTGAAGATTTTTACGACTGCATTGTCAATGGAAAGGAACCCCTAAGTACATTCCAAAAAGCATACATGGATTTCCAGACGATAGTTTCAGCAATCGAATCGGCGAAGAAATGGAAGAAGCTACGGCTGTAG
- a CDS encoding thioredoxin family protein, with translation MKIIMAIAIASALSNVTDAQTVATDSISQERILIGPVERSAFQDSSWYRENYSVYKPQVKLIHQIDSLEAGDSVLIVLGSWCSDSHMWVPMFLSIMDSTALARKIGFITVPRSKGWRDQLTAGLNIEKVPTFIFYHDGKEIGRIVEEPKGDIGDNIVEILESKSTEEMH, from the coding sequence ATGAAAATAATCATGGCAATCGCGATTGCGTCGGCGCTTTCCAATGTGACCGATGCTCAGACCGTTGCTACGGATTCTATTTCTCAGGAGAGGATCCTGATCGGTCCTGTCGAAAGATCGGCATTTCAGGATTCATCATGGTACAGGGAAAACTATTCTGTATACAAGCCGCAAGTGAAGTTGATTCATCAGATAGACTCCCTTGAGGCAGGCGATTCAGTGCTGATCGTCTTAGGCTCGTGGTGCTCCGACAGCCACATGTGGGTTCCGATGTTCCTCAGCATCATGGACAGTACCGCACTGGCACGCAAAATCGGATTCATAACGGTGCCGCGTTCCAAGGGCTGGCGTGACCAGCTGACGGCCGGGCTCAACATTGAAAAAGTCCCGACATTTATTTTCTATCATGATGGGAAAGAGATAGGCAGAATTGTCGAGGAACCCAAAGGAGACATCGGCGACAACATTGTGGAGATACTCGAGAGCAAATCTACGGAAGAAATGCATTAG
- a CDS encoding site-specific DNA-methyltransferase — translation MSHRRATISYELSNADVIDWFSQNPSKEFHLSFLDPPFNQGKEYKFFDDRLPQEDYWEWMEKTSREIFNRTVNGGAVYFMQREKNTEFVLSTLRKTGWSFQNLIIWKKKTSAVPGTNRYGKQFQVIAYAVKGEKPRVFNRLRISPPLPPEYRRDRDSGIFLTDIWDDIRELTSGYFAGDEAIRMENGKRWHKQQSPIALLLRIIMSSSKVGDTVFDPFAGTGTTLIVAQQLKRNSIGIDIDPENVKLIRRRLREKRNSDDISKYFDYYRYTRGLNSIAGVESLSETHSVDVVQTTI, via the coding sequence ATGAGCCATCGGCGAGCAACCATCAGCTATGAGTTATCGAATGCCGACGTAATTGATTGGTTCAGTCAAAATCCGTCTAAAGAATTTCACTTGTCATTTTTGGATCCGCCGTTCAATCAGGGAAAAGAATACAAGTTTTTCGATGATAGATTGCCGCAAGAAGATTATTGGGAGTGGATGGAAAAAACTTCGCGGGAAATCTTCAATCGCACCGTAAATGGCGGAGCTGTCTATTTCATGCAGCGCGAGAAAAATACCGAATTCGTCCTTAGTACTCTGAGAAAAACTGGATGGTCATTCCAGAACTTAATAATATGGAAAAAGAAAACATCTGCGGTTCCGGGTACGAATAGATATGGAAAGCAATTTCAGGTAATCGCTTACGCTGTCAAAGGTGAAAAGCCGAGAGTCTTCAACCGGCTTAGAATATCGCCTCCTCTTCCTCCTGAATATAGGCGCGATAGGGACTCAGGAATTTTTCTTACCGACATCTGGGACGATATTCGTGAATTGACTTCAGGTTATTTTGCCGGCGATGAGGCCATAAGGATGGAAAATGGCAAGAGGTGGCATAAGCAGCAATCTCCAATTGCTTTGCTTTTAAGGATAATCATGTCGTCAAGCAAGGTCGGCGACACGGTGTTTGACCCGTTTGCCGGCACTGGAACGACACTCATCGTTGCTCAGCAATTGAAAAGAAATTCGATAGGCATTGACATTGACCCTGAAAACGTAAAACTGATTCGCAGACGACTCAGAGAAAAGAGAAATTCCGATGACATCTCGAAGTACTTTGATTATTACAGATATACCCGTGGACTAAATTCAATAGCGGGTGTAGAGAGTTTATCAGAAACTCATTCGGTTGACGTCGTCCAGACTACGATATAA
- a CDS encoding MFS transporter has protein sequence MKFLNESESPTKEHFRILALSWAGWVFDFYDLILFTFLLIPIGKELALSNVSVSLIMGASLAATALGGIIFGFLSDKFGRKSVLQWTIVTYSVGTFLSGFASDIETLLVFRIVTGLGVGGEWATGQTLIGETFPPNIRGRFSAIMQTGAPIGIIFASVVGGFLEPAIGWRICFFVSVVPAVLVVFVRKHLPESDIWLAHRRIVADGKLPEWIPSGDLLNLERERGAKFRLLLSKDYLKIFLRSLLLAVFLMSAYWFTYSWLPGYLHEQRHFTMTRSALWMIVTQGGGVLGYFSFGFTADMIGRRPAFTIYSILWAVGLLMITVLWNMAVAYPVFILGFMFLVGFGTGVFSGFGPLCTELFPTSIRNTAMGTSFNLARGIQFFTPIAIAVASKTYGLSGGISIAALFAVLTGIWIWTFPETRGKKIGLLSIEP, from the coding sequence ATGAAGTTTCTTAACGAATCGGAATCTCCGACCAAAGAACATTTCCGGATACTCGCTCTCAGCTGGGCGGGCTGGGTATTCGATTTTTACGATCTGATCCTGTTTACCTTCCTGCTGATCCCCATAGGAAAAGAGTTGGCGCTTTCAAATGTCTCGGTCTCCTTAATCATGGGGGCATCTCTAGCGGCAACTGCGCTCGGCGGCATAATCTTCGGATTCCTCTCCGACAAATTCGGCAGGAAAAGTGTCCTTCAGTGGACAATCGTTACGTACAGCGTTGGTACGTTTCTGAGCGGATTTGCCTCGGATATAGAAACGCTACTCGTATTTCGCATCGTCACCGGTCTTGGAGTAGGAGGCGAGTGGGCAACCGGACAAACTCTAATAGGAGAAACATTTCCACCGAATATTCGCGGCCGTTTCAGTGCGATAATGCAGACCGGGGCTCCGATAGGGATCATATTTGCATCGGTCGTCGGAGGATTCTTGGAACCTGCAATCGGATGGAGGATATGTTTCTTTGTTTCGGTAGTTCCCGCCGTTCTCGTAGTGTTCGTGCGAAAGCATCTCCCGGAGTCGGACATCTGGCTCGCGCATAGACGAATCGTCGCGGACGGGAAGTTGCCTGAATGGATCCCTTCGGGAGATTTATTGAATCTCGAGCGTGAACGCGGAGCAAAATTCCGTCTCCTCCTATCGAAGGATTACCTCAAGATTTTCCTGCGATCACTGCTGCTCGCTGTTTTCTTGATGTCGGCATACTGGTTCACTTATTCATGGCTGCCAGGATACCTTCATGAGCAGCGACATTTCACGATGACCCGATCGGCCTTGTGGATGATCGTGACGCAGGGAGGCGGAGTTCTGGGATACTTTTCTTTTGGGTTCACTGCGGACATGATAGGACGCCGTCCAGCATTCACAATTTATTCAATTCTTTGGGCAGTCGGATTGCTAATGATTACAGTTTTGTGGAATATGGCCGTCGCGTATCCGGTTTTCATTTTGGGGTTCATGTTCCTCGTGGGATTCGGCACAGGTGTGTTCAGCGGTTTTGGACCGCTATGCACCGAACTATTTCCGACAAGCATAAGGAACACCGCGATGGGAACGTCCTTCAATCTCGCCCGCGGCATCCAATTCTTCACGCCGATTGCGATCGCCGTCGCGTCAAAAACCTACGGGCTTTCGGGAGGAATTTCCATTGCTGCGCTATTTGCGGTGTTGACAGGAATTTGGATATGGACCTTTCCCGAAACCAGAGGGAAAAAGATTGGACTGTTGTCAATCGAGCCATAA
- a CDS encoding ester cyclase, translating into MKMSFIVLVLTSAMFYGGYLVPRQQLSDCEKEKLALENNKKMVADFYQELFGDKNIESINKYMGDVYIQHNPYVADGKQALIDACKQWFKDAPKEKIDIQHLAADGNLVFIHTRSHEGAKIFSVIDIFRIENGKIVEHWDVGQAVPEKAANSHPMF; encoded by the coding sequence ATGAAGATGTCTTTCATCGTTCTGGTGCTGACATCAGCAATGTTTTACGGAGGCTACCTGGTGCCGCGACAACAACTTTCCGATTGCGAGAAAGAAAAACTTGCGCTTGAAAACAACAAAAAGATGGTTGCCGATTTTTACCAGGAATTATTCGGCGACAAAAACATCGAATCGATTAATAAATACATGGGCGACGTTTATATTCAGCATAATCCCTATGTCGCCGACGGAAAGCAAGCTTTGATCGATGCGTGCAAACAGTGGTTCAAGGATGCACCCAAAGAGAAAATAGATATCCAGCACCTCGCTGCGGATGGGAACTTGGTTTTCATTCACACAAGAAGTCACGAAGGCGCAAAGATTTTTTCAGTAATCGATATTTTCCGAATAGAGAACGGCAAGATTGTGGAACACTGGGATGTTGGCCAGGCCGTTCCAGAAAAGGCTGCGAACAGCCACCCGATGTTTTAG